One genomic window of Halococcus sediminicola includes the following:
- the lysS gene encoding lysine--tRNA ligase: MTEDPYTLGEDGHHAFWADEVADRIESRRDRIDAEGPIVIKGGVSPSGVPHLGHANELMRGYFVAEVLRGRGHDVEQVFTSDDRDPLRKIPRTLADREWRVMDLGDVPNPGVLGRNLGKPLTDIPDPFECCESFGDHQTRLLRSMTEQLGIDVEIRSTTSLYETGAFDDVTRELLAKRERAHELLGEYQASVRDAEEYVPFNPICAECGKLTETVTAVEEGEVEYRCTDFEAGNRVIEGCGHEGTATIREGKLPWRFEWPAQWRVLNVDFEPFGKDHAEGSWPSGEAITRELLDFEPPTPMVYEWFTLNGEPLSSSSGHVVTVAEILELLEREVLHYYFTKNPAKARDFDVSRLDQLVDEFDRFEGLAFGESVIGDEEKIEEERARTERVYPLVVDEMPDERPIRLPYTFAAVLGMTDDRELREGMARRENHIPDEAPEAAVGSALDRVNRARQWAERVDNAYNYRLATDRPAVDLDSDTENALDELADFVAAGHAGEAIQSEIFETARDHDLSPGDLFSAGYRLFFDTEQGPKLGPFLAELDREFVVRRLRREG, from the coding sequence ATGACTGAGGACCCCTACACGCTCGGCGAGGACGGTCACCACGCCTTCTGGGCCGACGAGGTCGCAGACCGCATCGAATCGCGTCGTGACCGAATCGACGCCGAGGGACCGATAGTCATCAAGGGCGGCGTCTCGCCGTCGGGCGTGCCACATCTCGGTCACGCGAACGAACTCATGCGCGGGTATTTCGTCGCCGAGGTGCTTCGTGGACGGGGCCACGATGTCGAGCAGGTGTTCACGAGCGACGACCGCGACCCCCTGCGGAAGATACCACGAACGCTCGCCGACCGCGAGTGGCGGGTGATGGACCTCGGTGACGTGCCGAATCCGGGCGTTCTGGGGCGCAACCTCGGCAAACCGCTGACGGACATCCCCGATCCCTTCGAGTGCTGTGAGTCCTTCGGCGACCACCAGACGCGTCTTTTGCGATCGATGACCGAGCAGTTGGGCATCGACGTCGAGATCCGTTCGACCACCTCGCTGTACGAAACGGGCGCGTTCGACGACGTAACGCGCGAACTGCTCGCAAAGCGCGAGCGCGCTCACGAACTCCTCGGCGAGTATCAGGCCTCGGTGCGCGACGCCGAGGAATACGTCCCGTTCAATCCCATCTGTGCCGAGTGTGGGAAACTCACCGAGACCGTGACGGCCGTCGAGGAAGGGGAAGTAGAGTATCGCTGTACCGACTTCGAGGCGGGCAATCGGGTCATCGAGGGCTGTGGCCACGAGGGAACGGCGACCATCCGCGAGGGGAAGTTGCCGTGGCGCTTCGAGTGGCCCGCCCAGTGGCGAGTTCTGAACGTCGACTTCGAACCCTTCGGCAAGGACCACGCCGAGGGGTCGTGGCCGAGCGGCGAGGCAATCACACGGGAATTGCTCGATTTCGAGCCGCCGACGCCGATGGTTTACGAGTGGTTCACACTCAATGGCGAGCCGCTGTCCTCGTCGTCGGGCCACGTCGTCACGGTCGCCGAGATACTGGAACTGCTCGAACGCGAAGTCCTGCACTACTACTTCACGAAGAATCCGGCGAAAGCACGTGATTTCGACGTTTCGCGACTCGACCAGCTCGTCGACGAGTTCGACCGTTTCGAGGGACTCGCGTTCGGCGAGTCCGTCATTGGTGACGAGGAGAAGATCGAGGAGGAACGGGCGCGTACCGAACGTGTCTATCCGCTCGTCGTCGATGAAATGCCCGACGAGCGGCCAATCCGACTTCCTTACACCTTTGCCGCCGTGCTCGGCATGACCGACGACCGCGAACTCCGTGAGGGGATGGCCCGGCGTGAAAACCACATCCCGGACGAGGCACCCGAAGCGGCCGTCGGGAGCGCGCTCGACCGGGTGAATCGCGCTCGACAGTGGGCCGAGCGGGTTGACAACGCCTACAACTACCGCCTCGCAACCGACCGCCCCGCCGTGGATCTCGACAGCGATACCGAGAACGCGCTCGACGAACTGGCCGACTTCGTCGCGGCGGGCCACGCGGGCGAGGCGATCCAGAGCGAGATCTTCGAGACCGCACGCGACCACGACCTCTCTCCCGGCGACCTCTTTTCGGCTGGCTACCGGCTCTTTTTCGACACCGAGCAGGGGCCGAAGCTCGGGCCATTTTTAGCCGAACTCGACCGGGAGTTCGTCGTGCGACGGCTCCGCCGCGAGGGGTAG
- a CDS encoding TIGR00341 family protein, with product MRLVQTRVRADMRQDVLDTLDEENIEHVAADERGDSDGMILYFPLPDGAVEKVMERLHEVGLEDDAFTIITDIQSATTPTFDELESQYTQGPDDEVGLSHATLRANAREVTPGRPMFVVLAAVSAIVAAAGLILNSAIVIVGSMVLSPFAGSSLSASVGAVIGDYESILDSFKSQLMGLTIAIASATAAAFVFRRGYLVPPNLAIENITQVSAFSIPIVLTYVIAIFAGAAGALALATDLDVSLAGVAVAAAVVPAAAAVGLGIVWREPVLAIGALVLLLMNLLLINVSAYIALTLFGYRATPSTRFRDHVAISLSTIGYAVVAVVVLVALVGALASTYQYLVFVETVNHNTEEVLTQQRYAELELIDSQATYGAQLVPRVGGDDTVSVTVGRTTERNYGALARTIQRHIARDTTRPVTVEVEFVDYQQAKPRSNARSARIDSPSRSIASPVR from the coding sequence GTGCGACTCGTACAGACGCGCGTTCGCGCCGACATGCGCCAGGACGTGCTCGACACGCTCGACGAGGAGAACATCGAGCACGTCGCCGCCGACGAGCGCGGCGACAGCGACGGCATGATCTTGTACTTTCCCCTCCCGGACGGGGCCGTCGAGAAAGTCATGGAACGCCTCCACGAGGTCGGACTCGAAGACGACGCGTTCACGATCATCACCGATATTCAGTCGGCCACGACACCCACCTTCGACGAACTCGAAAGCCAGTACACGCAGGGTCCCGACGACGAGGTCGGACTCTCACACGCGACGCTGCGGGCGAACGCCCGCGAAGTGACGCCCGGCCGGCCGATGTTCGTCGTGCTCGCGGCGGTCAGCGCCATCGTCGCCGCCGCCGGGCTGATCCTCAACTCCGCCATCGTCATCGTCGGCTCGATGGTGCTCTCGCCGTTCGCGGGCTCGTCACTGTCGGCGAGCGTCGGCGCGGTCATCGGCGACTACGAGTCCATCCTCGATAGCTTCAAGTCTCAACTCATGGGGCTGACGATCGCCATCGCCAGCGCGACCGCCGCCGCGTTCGTCTTCAGACGCGGCTACCTCGTGCCGCCGAACCTCGCGATCGAGAACATCACGCAGGTGAGCGCCTTCTCGATCCCGATCGTGCTGACCTACGTGATCGCGATCTTCGCCGGTGCGGCGGGCGCGCTCGCGCTCGCGACCGACCTCGATGTCTCGCTCGCGGGCGTCGCGGTCGCGGCGGCCGTCGTCCCGGCGGCCGCCGCGGTCGGCCTCGGCATCGTCTGGCGCGAACCCGTCCTCGCCATCGGTGCGCTCGTCCTCCTCCTGATGAACCTGCTGCTCATCAACGTCTCCGCGTACATCGCGCTCACGCTTTTCGGCTATCGTGCCACTCCATCGACGCGCTTTCGCGATCACGTCGCTATCTCTCTCAGTACGATCGGCTACGCCGTCGTGGCGGTCGTCGTGCTCGTCGCCCTCGTCGGCGCGCTCGCGAGCACCTATCAGTACCTGGTGTTCGTCGAGACGGTCAACCACAACACCGAGGAAGTGCTGACCCAGCAGCGCTACGCCGAGCTCGAACTCATCGATTCACAGGCCACCTACGGCGCACAGCTCGTCCCGCGCGTCGGCGGTGACGACACGGTTTCGGTCACCGTCGGGCGGACCACCGAGCGCAACTACGGTGCCCTCGCGCGGACGATCCAGCGTCACATCGCCCGCGACACCACGCGGCCGGTCACCGTCGAGGTCGAGTTCGTCGATTACCAGCAGGCCAAACCCCGGTCGAACGCCCGATCGGCGCGGATCGACTCGCCGAGCCGTTCGATCGCTTCCCCGGTTCGATAA
- a CDS encoding site-2 protease family protein gives MASTLLWVLAGVLLYSVVATALSAQGLLPEWVRVSGPITTLHTERGKAVLDRLARPKRFWRAWANVGVGITLVVMVGSFVLVIFSAVTILDRPSSTVITEPQDALVIPGVNQFLPLSVAPEIVLGLLVGLVVHEGGHGLLCRVEDISIASMGLALITLIPMGAFVEPDEEEQRTAERGAQTRMFAAGVTNNFAITVVAFALLFGPVVGSIAVTPGVPVGGALPGTPAAQAGIGEGSVITGVAGQNVTNESDLDGALADASRTVRVSLSDGTTTTVERSPVVTGAVQNGPTGLGTGATIAAVNGSPVATESGFEAALENHTVATLRTENGSTTAPMGAYASRVTPDGPLANATGQAGQPVVVTRFAGERTTNTSALSAALSETNPGDEVQVEAFVDGERTTTRVTLGENPQTGSGLVGVTGLQQGTTGIVVDDFGIDAYPAAGYLAALGGSGGAGGGGSALFGVLAVLTLPFASVAVPGASYNFAGFVGSNLGYYTVTGPLEFLGGGVFVLANVLFWVGWVNLNLGFFNCIPAFPLDGGHILRTSTEAVVSRLPVGSRRSLTGAVTTAVSLTMLAALVLMVFGPSLLSG, from the coding sequence ATGGCGAGCACGCTGCTGTGGGTTCTCGCGGGAGTGCTCCTCTACAGCGTCGTGGCGACGGCGCTGTCGGCACAGGGGTTGCTCCCCGAGTGGGTGCGGGTCTCCGGACCCATCACGACGCTGCACACCGAACGCGGCAAGGCCGTCCTCGACCGACTCGCGCGCCCGAAACGGTTCTGGCGGGCGTGGGCGAACGTAGGAGTAGGCATTACACTCGTCGTGATGGTCGGCTCGTTCGTGCTCGTGATCTTCAGTGCCGTCACGATACTCGACCGGCCTTCATCGACGGTCATCACCGAGCCACAGGACGCCCTCGTCATCCCCGGCGTGAACCAGTTCCTGCCCCTCTCGGTCGCGCCGGAGATCGTCCTCGGCCTCTTGGTCGGACTGGTCGTCCACGAGGGCGGCCACGGGCTGCTCTGTCGCGTCGAGGACATCAGTATTGCCTCGATGGGACTCGCGCTCATCACCCTGATTCCGATGGGTGCGTTCGTCGAACCCGACGAGGAAGAACAGCGAACGGCCGAACGCGGCGCACAGACGCGGATGTTCGCCGCCGGCGTCACGAACAACTTCGCCATCACGGTGGTGGCCTTCGCGCTGCTGTTCGGCCCGGTCGTCGGATCGATCGCGGTTACGCCGGGCGTTCCCGTCGGTGGGGCGTTGCCGGGCACGCCAGCAGCGCAAGCGGGCATCGGCGAGGGGAGCGTCATCACGGGCGTCGCGGGCCAGAACGTGACGAACGAGAGCGATCTCGACGGCGCGCTCGCCGACGCGAGTCGAACAGTAAGGGTCTCGTTGTCCGACGGCACGACGACGACTGTCGAGCGCTCGCCGGTCGTCACGGGTGCCGTCCAGAACGGCCCCACCGGACTCGGCACGGGCGCGACCATCGCGGCGGTCAACGGCTCCCCGGTGGCGACCGAGAGCGGGTTCGAAGCGGCGCTCGAAAACCACACCGTAGCGACGCTCCGAACCGAGAACGGCTCGACGACCGCACCGATGGGAGCCTACGCGAGTCGAGTCACGCCCGACGGCCCGCTGGCGAACGCGACCGGACAGGCCGGCCAGCCGGTGGTCGTCACGCGCTTCGCCGGCGAGCGGACCACGAACACCTCGGCGCTTTCGGCTGCGCTCTCGGAGACGAATCCCGGCGACGAGGTGCAAGTCGAGGCGTTCGTCGACGGCGAGCGCACGACCACGCGCGTGACCCTCGGCGAGAACCCCCAGACGGGGAGCGGGCTGGTCGGCGTGACCGGTCTCCAGCAGGGTACCACGGGCATCGTCGTCGACGATTTCGGCATCGACGCCTACCCCGCGGCCGGCTATCTCGCGGCGCTCGGCGGTAGTGGCGGAGCGGGCGGCGGTGGCTCGGCGCTGTTCGGTGTTCTCGCCGTGCTCACGCTGCCGTTCGCGAGCGTCGCCGTGCCGGGCGCGAGCTACAACTTCGCCGGCTTCGTCGGCTCGAATCTGGGATATTATACCGTCACCGGTCCTCTGGAGTTCCTCGGTGGCGGCGTGTTCGTGCTGGCGAACGTGCTCTTCTGGGTCGGCTGGGTCAACCTCAATCTCGGCTTCTTCAACTGCATCCCGGCCTTCCCGCTCGACGGCGGCCACATCCTCCGGACGAGCACCGAAGCCGTCGTCTCGCGCCTGCCCGTGGGCAGCCGTCGGTCGCTCACCGGTGCGGTCACGACCGCGGTGAGCCTGACGATGCTCGCGGCGCTCGTGTTGATGGTCTTTGGTCCATCGCTGCTGTCGGGCTAG
- a CDS encoding protein sorting system archaetidylserine decarboxylase translates to MGIPDSVRIAPHAWRYAAPMFALAPVAALLSSIAGALAVGMGLGALAFHRDPEREIPSKGVLAPADGRVSVVRREGERLRVGIYMGITDVHVNRAPLSGTVESVTHSPGANRPAFSKESDKNEKVEIDCGAFSIVQIAGAFARRIHPAVESGDRVARGERIGHISFGSRVDVLLPPEFDRTDLSIEMDETVRAGETVLAGGAAAVESESGAGRSLASQRTE, encoded by the coding sequence ATGGGAATACCGGATAGCGTGCGAATCGCGCCCCATGCGTGGCGATACGCCGCTCCGATGTTCGCGCTCGCGCCGGTGGCGGCGCTGCTGTCGTCGATAGCCGGCGCGCTGGCCGTCGGGATGGGACTGGGCGCGCTCGCTTTCCATCGGGACCCCGAACGCGAGATCCCCTCCAAAGGTGTCCTCGCGCCGGCCGACGGTCGTGTGTCGGTCGTGCGCCGCGAGGGCGAGCGCCTGCGCGTCGGCATCTACATGGGAATCACCGACGTGCACGTCAATCGCGCGCCGCTTTCGGGCACGGTCGAATCGGTGACGCACTCGCCGGGCGCGAACCGGCCGGCGTTCTCGAAAGAGTCGGACAAGAACGAGAAGGTCGAAATCGACTGCGGCGCGTTCTCGATCGTCCAGATCGCCGGCGCGTTCGCCCGGCGCATCCATCCGGCGGTCGAGTCGGGCGACCGGGTGGCGCGCGGCGAGCGCATCGGCCACATCAGTTTCGGGAGTCGCGTGGACGTACTCTTGCCGCCTGAATTCGACCGCACGGACCTCTCCATCGAGATGGACGAAACCGTGCGTGCCGGCGAGACGGTGCTGGCTGGCGGTGCGGCGGCGGTGGAGTCGGAGAGCGGTGCGGGGCGGTCCTTGGCGTCTCAGCGAACGGAGTGA
- a CDS encoding DUF7123 family protein, with amino-acid sequence MSTTQPAGVDANTKEQRLKAYLQRNAADGELYFKSKFIADEVGLSPKEIGALMHKLAESAVDLDIERWSYTSATTWRVAPA; translated from the coding sequence ATGAGCACGACCCAGCCCGCCGGCGTCGACGCGAACACCAAAGAGCAGCGACTGAAGGCCTATCTGCAGCGCAACGCGGCCGACGGCGAACTCTACTTCAAGAGCAAGTTCATCGCCGACGAAGTCGGTCTCTCGCCCAAGGAAATCGGTGCGCTGATGCACAAACTCGCGGAGTCGGCGGTCGACCTCGACATCGAGCGCTGGTCGTACACCAGCGCGACGACGTGGCGCGTCGCACCCGCCTGA
- a CDS encoding site-2 protease family protein, with amino-acid sequence MADSDPPADGPPADAFAGLFRVVETDVEGGQLRYYGEPLVAGQRLERRLWPLFRERGYEIRLTSEPERDPYTGVEMNNHRHVLVATPHSTGIDGVPWTNVIFALLTVLSTLVAGARWYGTVDTIGDFLADPTAVLAGWPFALAVLSVLGVHELGHYALSRYHGVDASLPYFIPLPNVIGTMGAVISMRGRMPSRKTLFDIGVAGPLAGLAVACVVTVVGLGLPPVSTPAIPIEFNYPLLVQWLADLTGQPLDYPDGTTVNPVVFAGWVGMFVTFLNLIPVGQLDGGHLVRAMVGERQETVGALVPAALFALAAYLYYIQHAAFNAVFLWVFWGIFTMGVAYAGPATPIYDDALDTKRVLLGLLTFALGILCFTPIPFELVL; translated from the coding sequence ATGGCTGACAGCGACCCGCCGGCCGACGGGCCGCCGGCCGACGCGTTCGCCGGACTCTTTCGCGTCGTCGAGACGGACGTGGAGGGCGGACAGCTCCGGTATTACGGCGAGCCGCTGGTCGCCGGCCAACGTCTCGAACGACGCCTCTGGCCACTGTTTCGTGAACGTGGCTACGAGATTCGATTGACGAGCGAACCCGAACGCGACCCCTACACCGGCGTCGAAATGAACAACCATCGACACGTCCTCGTCGCCACGCCGCACTCGACCGGCATCGACGGGGTACCGTGGACGAACGTGATTTTCGCGCTGCTCACCGTGCTCTCGACGCTCGTCGCCGGCGCACGCTGGTACGGCACCGTCGACACCATCGGCGACTTCCTCGCGGACCCGACGGCCGTCCTCGCCGGCTGGCCGTTCGCGCTCGCGGTGCTCTCGGTGCTCGGCGTGCACGAACTCGGCCACTACGCGCTGAGTCGCTATCACGGCGTCGACGCGAGCCTACCCTACTTCATTCCCCTCCCCAACGTCATCGGCACGATGGGCGCGGTCATCAGCATGCGCGGGCGGATGCCCTCGCGCAAGACCCTCTTCGACATCGGCGTCGCCGGCCCACTGGCCGGTCTCGCCGTCGCCTGCGTCGTCACCGTCGTCGGTCTCGGTCTCCCGCCCGTCTCGACGCCGGCGATTCCTATCGAGTTCAACTACCCTCTCCTCGTCCAGTGGCTCGCGGACCTCACCGGTCAGCCGCTCGACTACCCCGACGGCACGACGGTCAATCCGGTCGTGTTCGCCGGCTGGGTCGGCATGTTCGTCACCTTCCTGAACCTCATCCCCGTGGGCCAACTCGACGGCGGCCACCTCGTGCGCGCGATGGTCGGCGAGCGCCAAGAGACCGTGGGCGCGCTCGTCCCCGCCGCGCTGTTCGCGCTCGCGGCCTATCTCTACTACATCCAACACGCCGCGTTCAACGCCGTCTTCCTCTGGGTATTCTGGGGTATCTTCACGATGGGCGTCGCCTACGCCGGTCCCGCGACGCCAATCTACGACGACGCGCTCGACACGAAACGCGTGCTCTTGGGACTGCTCACCTTCGCGCTCGGCATCCTCTGCTTTACCCCCATCCCGTTCGAACTCGTGCTCTAA
- a CDS encoding HPP family protein, which translates to MSILESVERAIPDRFERVERAAVELFEPVEQRPTTADALRTTTRVCSLLVALAAIAWVSGYPYLFPSLGPSAYALAVSPSAATSQPQRVFGAHLFGVVGGLVAYHLLASGLTVTKLPPAFSLDAARLAASALLSLGLTSFAMLTTDLRHAPACATTLIVALGLLTTVPQAAIILSAVLVLSATDRLFPGFGGIEDPPR; encoded by the coding sequence ATGTCCATTCTCGAATCCGTCGAACGGGCGATACCGGACCGCTTCGAGCGCGTCGAGCGGGCCGCCGTCGAACTGTTCGAACCCGTCGAGCAGCGCCCGACGACCGCCGACGCGCTCCGAACCACGACGCGGGTCTGTAGCCTGCTGGTCGCGCTCGCGGCTATCGCGTGGGTCAGCGGCTACCCCTACCTCTTCCCGAGTCTGGGGCCGTCGGCGTACGCGCTCGCCGTGAGTCCCTCCGCGGCGACCAGCCAACCCCAACGGGTCTTCGGCGCACACCTCTTCGGCGTCGTCGGCGGTCTCGTCGCCTACCACCTGCTCGCCAGCGGGCTGACGGTCACGAAACTCCCGCCGGCGTTCTCGCTCGATGCCGCCCGACTCGCCGCGAGCGCACTCCTCTCGCTCGGGTTGACGAGTTTCGCCATGCTGACGACCGACCTCCGGCACGCGCCGGCGTGTGCGACGACGCTCATCGTCGCGCTCGGCCTGCTCACGACGGTCCCGCAGGCCGCCATCATCCTCTCGGCGGTGCTCGTGCTCTCGGCGACCGACCGTCTCTTTCCGGGGTTCGGCGGCATCGAGGACCCGCCGCGATAA
- the priL gene encoding DNA primase regulatory subunit PriL produces the protein MERHHARYPFLDDARHAVEAANFDLHSLADDERVRERATERVERALDDGTVGDPSRDTRVELLSYPLARVLVSLVDEHVLTRKYARAEAATAHERLTDAESHRQLKSARTERLSTEDLLAEFDLAGSVHADGEGYRVDVGAYLPLAADMWGDEWRLVNRALAEGAVPVSETDLGDLLAKAIEQRIAEGLPLAVPDPIAEALESTVERIRETLADLELTRDIDTVVPDRFPPCMKALLDSVQKGEHLAHHSRFAITSFLASIGMSTDEIVDLYMVNPGFGEDITRYQTDHIRGESGPTEYSPPSCATMQSYGDCVNMDDRCETISHPLAYYEKALDDADEDLTDWRDGEGEENETEADA, from the coding sequence ATGGAGCGCCACCACGCCCGCTACCCGTTCCTCGACGACGCCCGTCACGCCGTCGAGGCGGCGAACTTCGACCTGCACTCGCTCGCCGACGACGAGCGGGTTCGCGAGCGCGCGACCGAGCGGGTCGAACGCGCCCTCGACGACGGCACCGTCGGCGACCCCAGTCGAGACACGCGTGTCGAACTCCTCTCCTATCCGCTCGCGCGCGTGCTCGTCTCGCTGGTCGACGAACACGTGCTCACGCGAAAATACGCCCGCGCCGAGGCCGCGACGGCCCACGAGCGCCTCACCGACGCCGAAAGCCACCGGCAGTTGAAAAGCGCCCGCACCGAGCGCCTGAGTACGGAAGACCTCCTCGCGGAGTTCGACCTCGCTGGCAGCGTCCACGCCGACGGCGAGGGCTATCGCGTCGACGTCGGTGCCTACCTCCCGCTCGCGGCGGACATGTGGGGCGACGAGTGGCGACTCGTCAATCGCGCGCTCGCCGAGGGCGCGGTCCCCGTCTCGGAGACCGACCTCGGCGACCTCCTCGCAAAGGCCATCGAGCAGCGCATCGCCGAAGGACTGCCGCTCGCGGTACCCGACCCGATCGCCGAGGCGCTCGAATCCACTGTCGAACGGATTCGAGAGACGCTCGCGGACCTCGAACTCACCCGCGACATCGACACCGTCGTGCCCGACCGCTTCCCGCCCTGCATGAAGGCGCTGCTCGATTCCGTTCAAAAGGGTGAACATCTCGCCCATCACTCACGGTTCGCCATCACTTCGTTTCTCGCCTCGATCGGGATGAGCACCGACGAAATCGTCGACCTCTACATGGTGAACCCGGGCTTCGGCGAGGACATCACCCGCTATCAGACCGACCACATCCGTGGCGAGTCGGGTCCGACGGAGTACTCGCCGCCCTCGTGTGCGACGATGCAGTCCTACGGGGATTGCGTGAACATGGACGACCGCTGCGAGACGATCTCGCACCCGCTCGCCTACTACGAGAAGGCGCTCGACGACGCCGACGAGGACCTCACCGACTGGCGCGACGGGGAGGGTGAGGAAAACGAGACCGAAGCCGACGCCTGA
- a CDS encoding molybdopterin synthase — translation MKTVAVVGPSDTGKTTLVERLVERLDGAVATVKHLDHAPDIDTEGKDTARHRAAGARVTYGLSDEGWFATGAERSLSDLLDDLAPEHDYALVEGFSNHGLPTVVLDGREHAGPELTAAPDAEGIDIDALCTAIDDLEPRVTLESLVSELKQSSNADRAGAIATFTGRVRAKDAPDDTPTEALEFETYREVADERLRALETELEAREGVHAVLTHHRVGRIEAGEDIVFVVVLAGHRREAFSTVADGIDRLKEEVPIFKKERTSDEEFWVHDRA, via the coding sequence ATGAAAACTGTCGCCGTCGTCGGCCCCTCAGATACGGGGAAGACGACGCTCGTCGAGCGCCTCGTCGAACGGCTGGATGGGGCGGTCGCCACCGTCAAACACCTCGATCACGCGCCCGACATCGATACCGAGGGGAAGGACACCGCCCGCCACCGCGCGGCCGGTGCGCGCGTCACCTATGGATTGAGCGACGAGGGCTGGTTCGCCACCGGCGCGGAACGCTCGCTGTCCGATCTCCTTGACGACCTCGCTCCCGAACACGACTACGCCCTCGTCGAAGGGTTTTCGAACCACGGGCTGCCGACCGTGGTCCTCGACGGGCGCGAACACGCCGGTCCCGAACTCACAGCGGCCCCCGACGCCGAGGGTATCGACATCGACGCGCTCTGTACGGCAATCGACGATCTCGAACCGCGCGTGACGCTCGAATCGCTCGTCAGCGAGCTGAAGCAATCGTCGAACGCCGACCGTGCTGGTGCGATCGCCACCTTCACCGGGCGCGTCCGCGCGAAGGACGCGCCCGACGACACCCCGACCGAGGCGCTCGAATTCGAGACCTACCGGGAAGTCGCCGACGAGCGGTTGCGGGCACTCGAAACCGAACTGGAGGCGCGCGAGGGCGTCCACGCCGTGCTCACCCATCACCGGGTGGGGCGCATCGAGGCCGGCGAGGACATCGTCTTCGTCGTGGTGCTCGCGGGCCACCGCCGCGAGGCGTTTTCGACCGTGGCGGACGGCATCGACCGGCTCAAGGAGGAGGTCCCGATATTCAAAAAGGAGCGCACGAGCGACGAGGAGTTCTGGGTCCACGACCGCGCGTGA
- the pyrH gene encoding UMP kinase, translated as MKIIVSLGGSVLAPRDPERVGAHATIIEGLAEEGHTAGAVVGGGTVAREYIHTARELGANEIELDQLGVDTTRLNARLLIAALSERAATRPSRNYEDAGAALRRGEIAVMGGVAPGQTTDAVSAALAEYVNADLLVYATSVPGVFSADPAENPDAQRFESLSAAELVDVIADIEMTAGSSAPVDLLAAKIIERSGVRTVVLDGTDPERIERVVNTGEHEGTDIIPAESDEPTYWAMDD; from the coding sequence ATGAAAATCATCGTCTCCCTCGGCGGGAGCGTGCTCGCGCCCAGAGACCCCGAACGCGTGGGCGCACACGCGACCATCATCGAGGGACTCGCCGAAGAGGGTCATACCGCAGGCGCGGTCGTCGGCGGCGGAACAGTCGCGAGGGAGTACATCCACACCGCGCGCGAACTCGGTGCGAACGAGATCGAACTCGACCAGTTGGGCGTCGACACCACCCGGCTCAACGCCCGCCTGCTCATCGCGGCGCTCTCGGAACGAGCGGCGACCCGACCGTCGAGAAACTACGAGGACGCAGGGGCGGCCCTACGCCGGGGCGAAATCGCCGTCATGGGTGGCGTCGCACCGGGCCAGACGACCGACGCGGTGAGCGCGGCGCTCGCCGAATACGTCAACGCCGACCTGCTGGTGTACGCGACCAGTGTCCCCGGCGTCTTCAGCGCCGACCCGGCCGAAAACCCGGACGCGCAGCGTTTCGAGTCCCTCTCGGCCGCCGAACTCGTCGACGTCATCGCCGACATCGAGATGACCGCCGGTTCCTCCGCCCCAGTGGACCTGCTCGCGGCGAAGATCATCGAGCGCTCGGGCGTTCGGACCGTGGTACTCGACGGCACCGACCCCGAACGTATCGAGCGCGTCGTCAACACCGGCGAGCACGAGGGGACGGACATCATCCCAGCAGAAAGCGACGAACCGACCTACTGGGCGATGGATGACTGA
- a CDS encoding DUF7472 family protein: MERETFVEAAVSIAAVALFLVAIVAVGLLYPNLTGAGPLALVGSIVFFVVVMSAAGYWLAGQ, translated from the coding sequence ATGGAACGGGAGACGTTCGTCGAGGCTGCGGTCTCCATCGCAGCCGTTGCGCTGTTTCTCGTCGCTATCGTGGCCGTCGGTCTCCTCTATCCGAACCTCACCGGCGCGGGACCGCTCGCGCTCGTCGGTTCGATCGTCTTCTTCGTCGTGGTGATGAGCGCGGCGGGCTACTGGCTCGCCGGGCAGTGA